In Carya illinoinensis cultivar Pawnee chromosome 6, C.illinoinensisPawnee_v1, whole genome shotgun sequence, a single genomic region encodes these proteins:
- the LOC122312441 gene encoding ATP synthase subunit 9, mitochondrial, with product MSWELRQPARDPYQSYTPFFYCFFVTSWKSRRGFPNWTKREGSCYSIGNVFSSLIHSVARNPSLAKQSFGYAILGFALTEAIASFASMMAFLISSIFRSKVELS from the coding sequence ATGAGTTGGGAGCTGAGGCAGCCCGCGCGCGACCCATACCAATCCTACACTCCTTTCTTCTATTGTTTCTTTGTCACTTCTTGGAAATCACGAAGAGGATTCCCGAACTGGACTAAGCGGGAGGGGAGCTGCTACAGTATTGGAAACGTCTTCAGTTCTTTGATCCATTCCGTAGCGCGAAATCCATCATTGGCTAAACAATCATTTGGTTATGCCATTTTGGGCTTTGCTCTAACCGAAGCTATTGCATCGTTTGCCTCAATGATGGCCTTTTTGATCTCATCCATATTCCGATCGAAGGTTGAACTTTCATAA